A window from Musa acuminata AAA Group cultivar baxijiao chromosome BXJ3-10, Cavendish_Baxijiao_AAA, whole genome shotgun sequence encodes these proteins:
- the LOC104000931 gene encoding serine/arginine-rich splicing factor RS2Z32 isoform X3: protein MKRDFAFVEFSDPRDADDARHSLDGREFDGSRIIVEFARGGPRGPGGSRDHAGRGPPPGSGRCFNCGIDGHWARDCKAGDWKNRCYRCGEGGHVERNCQNSPRNLRRGRSYSRSPSRRGRSRSRSYSRSRSYSRSRSPGRDGRGVDRENGWRSRSPQYSRSPRKSPPLKERKHSPSPDVSRSPKGRMSPPLKEEAERNGSDYDQSPRRGNSRSHSRSPMSQERESPRSRRYRSPPPKEEAEVNIADYDQSPRRGNSRSPMNQERESPGRGNSRSHSRSPMSQERERESPRSRRYESPAANGGSPSPRDSAGDNKRYASPRGSESPPS, encoded by the exons ATGAAGCGTGACTTCGCCTTTGTT GAATTCAGTGATCCTCGAGATGCTGATGATGCTAGACACAGTCTAGATGGAAGAGAGTTTGATGGAAGTCGTATTATAGTGGAATTTGCAAGGGGG GGTCCTCGTGGACCTGGAGGTTCTCGTGACCATGCAGGAAGAGGACCTCCTCCTGGTTCTGGCCGCTGCTTCAATTGTGGAATTGATGGGCACTGGGCTCGTGACTGCAAAGCAGGAGACTGGAAAAACAGGTGTTATCGCTGTGGAGAGGGAGGTCATGTAGAAAGAAATTGCCAGAATAGTCCTAGAAATCTGAG ACGTGGGCGAAGTTATTCACGATCACCTTCTCGCCGAGGTAGGAGCAGGAGTCGAAGCTATAGCAGAAGCCGCAGTTACAG CCGTTCGAGATCTCCTGGCAGAGATGGACGAGGTGTAGACCGTGAGAATGGTTGGAGATCAAGGAGTCCGCAATACAGCAGGAGCCCGAGGAAGAGTCCACCTTTAAAGGAGAGGAAACACAGCCCCTCTCCTGATGTTAGCAGGAGCCCAAAGGGCAGGATGAGCCCTCCACTAAAAGAGGAAGCCGAGCGCAATGGGTCTGACTATGATCAGAGCCCTCGGAGGGGAAACAGCAGGAGTCACAGCAGGAGTCCCATGAGCCAAGAGAGGGAGAGTCCTCGGAGCAGGAGGTACAGAAGCCCTCCACCAAAGGAGGAAGCTGAGGTCAATATTGCCGACTATGATCAAAGCCCGCGGCGAGGAAACAGCAGGAGTCCTATGAACCAAGAGAGGGAGAGTCCTGGGAGGGGAAACAGCAGGAGTCACAGTAGGAGTCCTATGAgccaagagagggagagagagagtccTCGGAGCAGGAGGTATGAGAGCCCGGCTGCTAATGGGGGAAGCCCTAGCCCCAGGGACTCCGCCGGTGACAACAAACGTTATGCTTCACCCAGGGGCAGCGAGTCTCCTCCAAGCTGA
- the LOC104000931 gene encoding serine/arginine-rich splicing factor RS2Z32 isoform X2, giving the protein MPRYDDRHGNTRLYVGRISYRTRSRDLEDLFSRYGRVRNVDMKRDFAFVEFSDPRDADDARHSLDGREFDGSRIIVEFARGGPRGPGGSRDHAGRGPPPGSGRCFNCGIDGHWARDCKAGDWKNRCYRCGEGGHVERNCQNSPRNLRRGRSYSRSPSRRGRSRSRSYSRSRSYSRSRSPGRDGRGVDRENGWRSRSPQYSRSPRKSPPLKERKHSPSPDVSRSPKGRMSPPLKEEAERNGSDYDQSPRRGNSRSHSRSPMSQERESPRSRRYRSPPPKEEAEVNIADYDQSPRRGNSRSPMNQERESPGRGNSRSHSRSPMSQERERESPRSRRYESPAANGGSPSPRDSAGDNKRYASPRGSESPPS; this is encoded by the exons ATGCCTCGCTATGATGACCGCCATGGTAACACACGTTTGTACGTTGGTCGAATATCATATCGAACCCGTTCCCGTGATCTTGAAGACCTTTTCAGCAGATATGGAAG AGTACGAAATGTGGATATGAAGCGTGACTTCGCCTTTGTT GAATTCAGTGATCCTCGAGATGCTGATGATGCTAGACACAGTCTAGATGGAAGAGAGTTTGATGGAAGTCGTATTATAGTGGAATTTGCAAGGGGG GGTCCTCGTGGACCTGGAGGTTCTCGTGACCATGCAGGAAGAGGACCTCCTCCTGGTTCTGGCCGCTGCTTCAATTGTGGAATTGATGGGCACTGGGCTCGTGACTGCAAAGCAGGAGACTGGAAAAACAGGTGTTATCGCTGTGGAGAGGGAGGTCATGTAGAAAGAAATTGCCAGAATAGTCCTAGAAATCTGAG ACGTGGGCGAAGTTATTCACGATCACCTTCTCGCCGAGGTAGGAGCAGGAGTCGAAGCTATAGCAGAAGCCGCAGTTACAG CCGTTCGAGATCTCCTGGCAGAGATGGACGAGGTGTAGACCGTGAGAATGGTTGGAGATCAAGGAGTCCGCAATACAGCAGGAGCCCGAGGAAGAGTCCACCTTTAAAGGAGAGGAAACACAGCCCCTCTCCTGATGTTAGCAGGAGCCCAAAGGGCAGGATGAGCCCTCCACTAAAAGAGGAAGCCGAGCGCAATGGGTCTGACTATGATCAGAGCCCTCGGAGGGGAAACAGCAGGAGTCACAGCAGGAGTCCCATGAGCCAAGAGAGGGAGAGTCCTCGGAGCAGGAGGTACAGAAGCCCTCCACCAAAGGAGGAAGCTGAGGTCAATATTGCCGACTATGATCAAAGCCCGCGGCGAGGAAACAGCAGGAGTCCTATGAACCAAGAGAGGGAGAGTCCTGGGAGGGGAAACAGCAGGAGTCACAGTAGGAGTCCTATGAgccaagagagggagagagagagtccTCGGAGCAGGAGGTATGAGAGCCCGGCTGCTAATGGGGGAAGCCCTAGCCCCAGGGACTCCGCCGGTGACAACAAACGTTATGCTTCACCCAGGGGCAGCGAGTCTCCTCCAAGCTGA
- the LOC135650644 gene encoding UPF0014 membrane protein STAR2-like: MMVGMDPYDASFWMDFLRGMLKPVAALAVVLMAVALSFTQKLKLEGEIVYAIARAFLQLSIIGFVLQFIFTQKNAVWIILAYLFMVSVAGYTAGQRAKHVPRGKYIAGISILAGTAVTMLLLVVLNVFPFTPRYIIPVAGMMVGNAMTVTGVTMKKLREDVKVQKNLVETALALGATPRQATYQQVKRSLVIALSPVIDNAKTVGLISLPGAMTGLIMGGASPLEAIQLQIVVMNMLIGASTVSSISSTYLCWPAFFTKAYQLEYKVFATD; encoded by the exons ATGATGGTGGGGATGGATCCGTATGACGCGTCGTTCTGGATGGACTTCCTGCGGGGGATGCTGAAGCCGGTGGCGGCGCTGGCGGTGGTGCTCATGGCGGTGGCCCTCTCCTTCACCCAGAAGCTCAAGCTCGAGGGCGAGATAGTCTACGCCATCGCCCGCGCCTTCCTCCAGCTCTCGATCATCGGCTTCGTCCTCCAGTTCATCTTCACCCAGAAGAACGCCGTCTGGATCATCCTGGCCTACTTGTTCATG GTATCTGTTGCTGGCTATACAGCAGGTCAGCGTGCCAAGCATGTGCCTCGAGGAAAGTACATAGCTGGAATCTCCATTTTGGCTGGCACAGCAGTGACGATGCTCCTGCTTGTTGTGCTCAACGTCTTCCCCTTCACTCCACGATACATCATTCCTGTGGCCGGCATGATGGTTGGTAACGCCATGACCGTAACCGGGGTCACCATGAAAAAGCTACGAGAAGATGTTAAAGTGCAGAAGAACCTG GTGGAGACAGCGCTGGCTCTCGGTGCAACTCCTCGCCAAGCAACGTATCAGCAGGTCAAGAGGTCTCTGGTGATTGCGTTGTCCCCTGTCATAGACAACGCCAAGACAGTGGGACTCATCTCTCTCCCAGGTGCCATGACTGGCCTCATCATGGGCGGCGCGTCACCATTGGAGGCGATCCAGCTTCAGATTGTTGTCATGAACATGCTTATTGGGGCGTCCACGGTCAGCAGCATCTCGTCGACCTACTTGTGTTGGCCTGCTTTCTTCACGAAAGCTTACCAGCTGGAATACAAGGTCTTTGCCACTGATTAA
- the LOC104000931 gene encoding serine/arginine-rich splicing factor RS2Z32 isoform X1, producing the protein MYTPKNVRRGALSVVSISQCLGSRAALRLRSTKMPRYDDRHGNTRLYVGRISYRTRSRDLEDLFSRYGRVRNVDMKRDFAFVEFSDPRDADDARHSLDGREFDGSRIIVEFARGGPRGPGGSRDHAGRGPPPGSGRCFNCGIDGHWARDCKAGDWKNRCYRCGEGGHVERNCQNSPRNLRRGRSYSRSPSRRGRSRSRSYSRSRSYSRSRSPGRDGRGVDRENGWRSRSPQYSRSPRKSPPLKERKHSPSPDVSRSPKGRMSPPLKEEAERNGSDYDQSPRRGNSRSHSRSPMSQERESPRSRRYRSPPPKEEAEVNIADYDQSPRRGNSRSPMNQERESPGRGNSRSHSRSPMSQERERESPRSRRYESPAANGGSPSPRDSAGDNKRYASPRGSESPPS; encoded by the exons atgtatacccCCAAAAATGTTAGAAGAGGAGCCCTAAGCGTGGTTTCGATTTCGCAGTGTTTGGGTTCTCGAGCCGCTCTCCGACTTCGAAG TACAAAGATGCCTCGCTATGATGACCGCCATGGTAACACACGTTTGTACGTTGGTCGAATATCATATCGAACCCGTTCCCGTGATCTTGAAGACCTTTTCAGCAGATATGGAAG AGTACGAAATGTGGATATGAAGCGTGACTTCGCCTTTGTT GAATTCAGTGATCCTCGAGATGCTGATGATGCTAGACACAGTCTAGATGGAAGAGAGTTTGATGGAAGTCGTATTATAGTGGAATTTGCAAGGGGG GGTCCTCGTGGACCTGGAGGTTCTCGTGACCATGCAGGAAGAGGACCTCCTCCTGGTTCTGGCCGCTGCTTCAATTGTGGAATTGATGGGCACTGGGCTCGTGACTGCAAAGCAGGAGACTGGAAAAACAGGTGTTATCGCTGTGGAGAGGGAGGTCATGTAGAAAGAAATTGCCAGAATAGTCCTAGAAATCTGAG ACGTGGGCGAAGTTATTCACGATCACCTTCTCGCCGAGGTAGGAGCAGGAGTCGAAGCTATAGCAGAAGCCGCAGTTACAG CCGTTCGAGATCTCCTGGCAGAGATGGACGAGGTGTAGACCGTGAGAATGGTTGGAGATCAAGGAGTCCGCAATACAGCAGGAGCCCGAGGAAGAGTCCACCTTTAAAGGAGAGGAAACACAGCCCCTCTCCTGATGTTAGCAGGAGCCCAAAGGGCAGGATGAGCCCTCCACTAAAAGAGGAAGCCGAGCGCAATGGGTCTGACTATGATCAGAGCCCTCGGAGGGGAAACAGCAGGAGTCACAGCAGGAGTCCCATGAGCCAAGAGAGGGAGAGTCCTCGGAGCAGGAGGTACAGAAGCCCTCCACCAAAGGAGGAAGCTGAGGTCAATATTGCCGACTATGATCAAAGCCCGCGGCGAGGAAACAGCAGGAGTCCTATGAACCAAGAGAGGGAGAGTCCTGGGAGGGGAAACAGCAGGAGTCACAGTAGGAGTCCTATGAgccaagagagggagagagagagtccTCGGAGCAGGAGGTATGAGAGCCCGGCTGCTAATGGGGGAAGCCCTAGCCCCAGGGACTCCGCCGGTGACAACAAACGTTATGCTTCACCCAGGGGCAGCGAGTCTCCTCCAAGCTGA
- the LOC135650643 gene encoding protein NETWORKED 2D-like: MLRRAASNAYSWWWASHIRTKQSKWLDNNLQEMDERVKTMLKLIEEDADSFARRAEMYFKRRPELVSFVEEAYRAYRALAERYDHISGELHKANHTIATAFPDQVQYAMLEEEDENFPKAITPIDPRKVHKPTVDGLMNKKRESQSSLKKMQQRSDTPLNKDKAQEEISKLQNAILVLQTEKEFIKSSYEGGIAKYWEIEKKITEMQEEVCCLQDEFSTSAVIEDNEARALMTATALKSSEDAIVSLHEQQNKSIEQAKLESERIKAAKKKLKDFNGRLGRFQTLTEDSDENPERNSITVNVEKETCDLTDRIELQSLCEKVKEYLEKNPDISVEEIAEKIDELVNRITSLELTMSTQTAQISRLSSENNELEKYLQSLEEEKMILIDDSNELTNKLKQAEAELNRVEPLQKNIQEEEIILLQNFRETYNSFRDISEKLQVPSHQNDAHAASGSMEDDISSYCNEMTECEVKEVTEIHEIVDEIHVHSINDDHSQLAAGPDISSNSTNTEDLNKGTESVVQESSQAHVSIHTGTNQETQLGEKEDSLDLQQLLLNTLEGRENILLAEYTSILRSYKETKKKLSKAEKETEDCLREMTTLVRELKNANSVKDEEIRLLKLQLGSSKTSSDGKVDAPFGIEDCRNGHHKPESMSCFPTFILEEPNPECSQVTRGGVADTGSPLAEDSNLQQIGEPKGTSPIEERFRRDIDELLEDNLQFWLGFSASLHHIQELQTKFEDLQISVEKMKASSISQEGSNSDQVPQPESASTVAQLRALKSELQVWLEGSTLLRGELQSRFSSLCDIQEEIAGAVKAGTQCEDLQFTPYQAAKFQGEVLNMQQENNKVANELQVGVDHAKRLQAEVERELAKLHVHPEWSGSRSSHTQPLKHFSSKARIPLRSFLFGTKLKKQSIFACMNPAFQRHYSDLRAGFR, translated from the exons ATGTTGCGGAGAGCTGCGAGCAATGCGTACTCGTGGTGGTGGGCGAGCCACATCCGGACGAAGCAGTCGAAATGGCTCGACAACAACCTCCAAG AGATGGATGAGAGAGTAAAAACCATGCTTAAGTTAATTGAAGAAGATGCTGATTCCTTCGCTAGGAGGGCAGAGATGTACTTCAAAAGGAGACCAGAGTTGGTAAGCTTTGTTGAAGAAGCCTACAGGGCATACAGAGCACTGGCTGAAAGATATGACCACATTTCAGGAGAGTTGCACAAGGCCAACCACACCATAGCAACTGCTTTTCCCGATCAAGTCCAGTATGCCATGCTAGAGGAAGAGGATGAGAATTTTCCGAAAGCAATCACTCCCATTGATCCCAGAAAAGTTCATAAGCCAACAGTAGATGGCTTAATGAACAAAAAAAGAGAAAGCCAATCATCCCTAAAGAAAATGCAGCAAAGGAGTGATACTCCATTGAACAAGGACAAGGCACAAGAAGAGATAAGTAAGCTTCAGAATGCAATCCTGGTTCTGCAGACTGAGAAAGAGTTCATCAAAAGCTCCTATGAGGGTGGAATAGCAAAATATTGGGAGATTGAGAAGAAGATAACTGAGATGCAAGAGGAGGTTTGCTGCTTGCAAGATGAGTTCAGCACCAGTGCAGTTATCGAAGATAACGAAGCCCGGGCCTTGATGACAGCAACAGCCCTCAAATCCTCCGAGGACGCAATAGTCAGTTTGCATGAACAGCAAAACAAATCAATTGAGCAAGCGAAGTTAGAGTCGGAAAGAATTAAGGCTGCTAAAAAGAAGTTGAAGGATTTTAATGGCAGGTTAGGTCGATTTCAGACTCTTACAGAGGATTCTGATGAaaatccagagagaaactccatcACAGTAAATGTGGAGAAGGAGACTTGCGATTTAACCGATCGGATAGAGTTGCAGTCACTGTGTGAGAAGGTTAAAGAATATCTTGAAAAGAATCCTGATATTTCTGTAGAGGAAATTGCAGAAAAAATTGATGAGCTTGTTAACAGAATAACCAGTTTGGAACTCACAATGTCAACACAAACTGCGCAGATTAGTAGACTGAGTTCAGAAAACAATGAGCTTGAGAAGTATCTGCAGAGCTTGGAAGAGGAGAAGATGATTCTGATTGATGACTCTAATGAATTGACAAACAAGTTGAAGCAAGCTGAAGCAGAGCTAAATAGAGTAGAGCCTCTTCAGAAAAATATCCAAGAAGAAGAAATTATTCTACTTCAGAATTTTCGTGAAACCTACAATAGCTTCAGGGATATTTCTGAAAAGCTGCAGGTCCCTTCACACCAAAATGATGCTCATGCTGCCAGTGGATCCATGGAGGATGACATTTCCTCCTATTGCAATGAAATGACAGAATGTGAAGTTAAAGAAGTAACTGAAATCCATGAAATAGTCGATGAGATTCATGTTCATTCTATCAATGATGATCACTCGCAGTTGGCTGCAGGCCCTGACATCAGTAGCAATTCCACAAACACCGAGGACCTAAACAAGGGAACCGAGTCCGTGGTACAAGAGTCATCGCAAGCACATGTTAGCATTCACACAGGTACTAACCAAGAAACTCAACTTGGAGAGAAAGAGGATTCTCTCGACTTGCAACAATTACTTCTGAACACTTTAGAAGgtagagaaaatattttgttAGCTGAGTACACGTCAATCCTCCGAAGCtacaaagaaacaaagaaaaagcTCTCCAAAGCGGAGAAGGAAACTGAAGATTGTCTTCGTGAGATGACGACACTGGTAAGGGAATTGAAGAATGCCAATTCTGTGAAAGATGAGGAGATTCGCTTACTAAAACTACAGCTGGGTTCTTCAAAGACTAGTTCAGATGGGAAGGTAGATGCCCCATTTGGAATCGAAGATTGTCGGAACGGTCACCATAAACCTGAAAGCATGTCCTGCTTCCCCACATTCATCCTAGAGGAACCAAACCCTGAGTGTTCTCAGGTTACAAGAGGTGGTGTTGCAGACACAGGAAGTCCCCTTGCAGAAGACAGCAATTTGCAGCAAATTGGTGAACCAAAAGGCacttcacccattgaagaaagGTTCAGAAGAGATATAGACGAACTACTTGAGGATAACTTACAGTTCTGGCTAGGGTTCAGTGCATCATTGCATCACATACAAGAACTCCAAACCAAATTTGAAGACCTACAAATCAGTGTTGAGAAGATGAAGGCTAGTAGTATAAGCCAAGAAGGAAGCAACAGTGATCAGGTTCCGCAACCAGAGTCTGCATCTACTGTTGCACAGCTCAGAGCATTGAAGAGTGAACTTCAAGTATGGCTGGAAGGAAGCACATTGTTAAGAGGTGAACTGCAAAGCAGATTCTCATCGCTTTGCGACATACAGGAGGAGATCGCTGGGGCTGTAAAGGCAGGAACACAATGTGAAGATCTCCAATTTACTCCCTACCAGGCTGCAAAGTTTCAGGGAGAGGTTCTCAACATGCAACAGGAGAACAACAAAGTCGCCAATGAGCTGCAGGTCGGAGTAGATCATGCAAAGCGTCTTCAAGCTGAAGTTGAGAGAGAATTAGCCAAACTTCATGTGCATCCTGAATGGTCTGGATCCAGAAGCAGCCATACTCAACCCTTGAAGCACTTCTCAAGTAAGGCCAGAATACCACTGAGGTCCTTCCTTTTTGGTACAAAACTTAAAAAGCAATCAATATTTGCATGCATGAATCCAGCATTTCAGCGACATTACAGTGATCTGAGGGCTGGGTTTCGTTAA
- the LOC104000929 gene encoding uncharacterized protein LOC104000929, whose translation MPESDNNKFGHDLTSRNSSNSMSGVPIKKRLFCLTQHSSPIPQEPDVPGQDCGPMCLEPESTTTDNLTHPTFSILPEPPAYKEDIEMKSSSVKYAYLPNSLWQLTSSLDAKNNTHNLVKQVRAETCSSDLPLAPQKTFSETNAKVCAANSVTRLNLDLNIPVDVWDATVNGSVIECNMHKVLNDSDKCQEKLEACTKQTIPLRINGTDVMLAKSVSGRCHYDQRLSNLGMPAEKHKSADLGLDLQLKPPGRPELCINWSAVAPDLSLSLRGNVSNSSKNIKPEPYIGKSDKDSINCHLGKPKIVGLGHVKPEPSNQNYQDETAKKTFASDQKQEARSLVKMEPPKDQSREFYNRPAVGMLNTESDNNKPTQHMEVSGTVEAIDLNSVIVPVEKVCEVDGSVMIVNTNINTDQRTCVASASVVSSSYVESCKVEETLNSTCNLEHAEGSATKGADLNADSVVLGVKENLVGYVNSEDFCLPSDPYHESAGPVALDGMSEGSAELDCSDGEYYISSKSVAEGKLHLDSAGETLVGEKKQESMDVSSEIQENSADSQSPNDSPHFHRDEVLTHGADTGDFKNRNILLHGAIESSCDEGEKADKDRDLVPYGAIESSSVEREKADSKIAASSTAPEDVTFKMPSTLVVSNETQLQISDARTSRSDETSDGNLCNDKNDTGSSLTTDLLESSGGRVPTVSSGTRPTKPSEKANRKVKGSLIKSRSAGSSSSEVVKTSKDDISSQQVKAKEADVPVSNPLSSELELDTNGLADQHVDNMGKSNQIRKVSSLVTNKSSFEKMKLSSSRLVISQTDRLGLIDKSHRWERSHSQGRRGERCNDRFLKYRSNDQDQPTRKRSYGLVNTRRDGNQMSVYGRDSDPRYAPKVNDSKGYRFFRPCSDQEGPLRIVADASVGSTGKSIRRFIDDEQPHRTRFPYRRHSPGACDRGVQISGRPSREVSPSRSAGRHVPDIPISCLPNEMIDPFLYADPCVKYEQAENHSMWRERSLSPTQRRGTPIHFPRMRSPYQFSPPRRSPDLGYGGHPELMQHRSPPVVKIDQMRSPPRRLCLPEYAMVRNDLPHSCLPNDMREMQELDLPRPGRGSQRNIRRFDLSDQQEVTEDYFGSLHFAQPLPLAHAEDELLARRKFDDNCSYQRSYEDHHPVGGDREEPFLYPGDCSPARCSPGRPVRFYPKREGFSNRVSLRSPVMRMKNQLGSTTNRSRSMAEQEDYRNRSRPAWRDDSFNDIRLKRRRV comes from the exons ATGCCAGAATCAGACAATAATAAG TTTGGACATGATCTTACATCTCGCAATTCTAGCAACTCTATGTCAGGTGTGCCTATCAAGAAAAGGCTATTTTGTTTGACTCAACATTCATCTCCTATTCCTCAAGAACCAGATGTACCTGGACAAGATTGTGGGCCCATGTGCCTTGAACCAGAATCTACTACTACGGATAATTTAACTCATCCAACTTTTTCCATACTGCCTGAGCCACCTGCATATAAGGAGGATATTGAAATGAAATCTTCAAGTGTTAAATATGCATACCTACCAAATTCTCTATGGcaattgacatcatctttagatgCGAAAAATAATACACACAACTTGGTTAAACAAGTGAGAGCTGAAACATGTTCGTCAGATCTTCCCCTGGCTCCTCAGAAAACATTTAGTGAAACAAATGCAAAGGTTTGTGCTGCTAACAGTGTGACTAGGTTAAATTTGGATTTGAATATTCCGGTCGATGTGTGGGATGCTACTGTGAATGGGTCTGTTATTGAATGTAATATGCACAAAGTTTTGAATGACAGTGATAAGTGTCAAGAAAAGCTTGAGGCATGCACTAAACAGACAATTCCTCTGAGAATTAATGGGACTGATGTAATGCTGGCAAAGTCTGTTTCTGGGAGATGTCATTACGATCAGAGGTTATCCAATTTAGGGATGCCTGCTGAAAAGCATAAGAGTGCAGATCTTGGATTAGATTTGCAGCTTAAACCCCCCGGCAGACCAGAATTATGCATTAATTGGAGTGCTGTTGCTCCTGATCTAAGCTTGTCTTTGAGAGGAAATGTATCAAATTCATCTAAGAATATAAAGCCAGAACCATATATAGGCAAAAGTGATAAGGACTCTATAAATTGTCATCTGGGTAAACCAAAGATTGTAGGTTTAGGACATGTAAAACCTGAACCAAGTAACCAAAATTATCAGGATGAAACTGCCAAAAAGACTTTTGCCAGTGACCAGAAACAAGAAGCCAGGAGTTTAGTAAAAATGGAGCCACCTAAAGATCAATCTAGAGAGTTCTACAATAGACCTGCCGTTGGAATGCTCAACACAGAGTCGGACAACAATAAACCAACACAGCATATGGAAGTCTCAGGTACAGTTGAAGCCATAGATTTAAATTCTGTCATTGTTCCTGTTGAAAAGGTTTGTGAAGTTGATGGCTCGGTGATGATTGTTAATACAAACATAAACACAGATCAAAGAACTTGTGTGGCCTCAGCTTCTGTTGTAAGTTCATCTTATGTTGAATCTTGTAAAGTTGAGGAGACACTTAATAGCACTTGTAATCTTGAACACGCGGAAGGAAGTGCTACAAAGGGAGcagatctaaatgcagattctgtCGTTTTGGGTGTTAAGGAGAACCTGGTGGGCTATGTAAATTCTGAAGATTTTTGCTTGCCTTCTGATCCATATCATGAATCTGCCGGACCTGTGGCTTTGGATGGTATGTCTGAGggtagtgcagaattggattgctCAGATGGTGAGTATTACATATCATCAAAATCGGTTGCAGAAGGTAAACTTCATTTGGATTCCGCAGGAGAGACTTTAGTAGGTGAGAAAAAGCAGGAAAGCATGGATGTATCTTCTGAGATTCAAGAAAATTCTGCTGACAGTCAATCCCCAAATGATAGTCCTCATTTTCATAGAGATGAAGTTCTTACACATGGAGCTGACACTGGTGATTTTAAAAACAGGAATATTCTCCTTCATGGGGCAATTGAGTCTTCCTGCGATGAAGGAGAGAAAGCAGATAAAGACAGGGATCTTGTCCCTTATGGCGCGATCGAGTCTTCCAGTGTGGAACGAGAGAAAGCAGATAGTAAGATTGCTGCCAGCTCAACTGCCCCAGAGGATGTTACTTTCAAGATGCCATCGACTTTGGTGGTCAGTAATGAAACACAGTTACAAATTTCGGATGCAAGGACTAGTCGTAGTGATGAAACTTCTGATGGCAATTTGTGCAATGATAAAAATGATACAGGCTCTAGTTTAACAACTGATTTGCTCGAGTCATCAGGTGGGAGGGTGCCAACAGTTTCAAGTGGGACAAGACCTACAAAACCATCGGAAAAAGCAAATAGGAAGGTAAAAGGCTCACTCATAAAGTCAAGGTCTGCTGGATCATCCAGCTCAGAAGTTGTGAAAACTAGCAAGGACGATATAAGTAGCCAACAGGTTAAAGCTAAAGAGGCTGATGTACCTGTTAGTAATCCGTTGTCATCAGAGCTGGAGTTAGATACCAATGGTCTTGCTGATCAGCATGTTGATAATATGGGTAAATCTAATCAGATTAGGAAGGTAAGTTCATTAGTTACCAACAAGTCATCCTTTGAAAAGATGAAATTGAGTTCCTCTAGGCTAGTTATTTCACAAACTGACAGGTTAGGGTTGATCGATAAATCACACAGATGGGAGAGGTCACACTCCCAAGGTCGCAG GGGTGAGAGGTGCAATGATAGGTTTCTGAAATACAGAAGCAATGATCAAGATCAGCCGACTCGAAAACGTAGTTATGGTTTGGTGAACACCAGAAGGGATGGCAACCAAATGAGTGTTTATGGTCGAGATTCTGACCCTCGATATGCACCAAAAGTTAACGATTCAAAAGGTTACAGATTTTTTAGGCCTTGTAGCGACCAAGAGGGTCCCTTGAGAATTGTGGCGGATGCTTCTGTTGGAAGTACTGGTAAGAGCATCAGAAGATTCATAGATGATGAGCAACCACATAGGACTCGTTTTCCATATAGGAGGCATTCTCCTGGGGCCTGTGATAGAGGTGTTCAAATTTCTGGCCGCCCCTCAAGGGAAGTCAGTCCCAGCAGGTCCGCTGGGAGACATGTTCCAGACATTCCCATCAGTTGCTTGCCAAATGAAATGATAGACCCCTTTTTATATGCAGACCCATGTGTGAAATATGAGCAAGCTGAGAATCATTCCATGTGGAGAGAAAGAAGCCTTTCACCTACTCAGAGGAGGGGTACTCCCATACATTTTCCCCGAATGCGCTCTCCTTATCAGTTTTCTCCACCTCGAAGGTCACCTGACTTGGGTTACGGGGGACATCCGGAATTGATGCAACACAGGTCGCCACCAGTTGTCAAAATTGACCAGATGCGGTCACCTCCACGACGCCTTTGTTTACCAGAATATGCGATGGTCAGAAATGATTTGCCTCACTCTTGCCTGCCTAATGACATGAGAGAAATGCAAGAACTGGATTTGCCAAGGCCTGGTAGGGGCTCTCAAAGGAACATCAGGAGGTTTGATTTGAGTGATCAACAAGAAGTTACAGAGGATTACTTTGGATCTTTGCACTTTGCCCAGCCTCTTCCACTTGCACATGCAGAAGATGAGCTTCTGGCTAGAAGGAAGTTTGATGACAATTGTTCTTATCAACGGTCTTATGAAGATCACCACCCCGTAGGTGGTGATAGGGAGGAGCCTTTTCTCTATCCTGGTGACTGTAGTCCTGCTAGATGTAGTCCTGGTAGACCTGTGAGGTTTTACCCCAAAAGAGAAGGCTTC